A DNA window from Mycolicibacter terrae contains the following coding sequences:
- a CDS encoding DUF92 domain-containing protein: MTATVSHDLAVAGGGILLIAVVLIVVGRALARRGAGPLVTRKVPHALCGLFAAVAAFQLSHGAVVAGVLAVATVALAFIVERGLVPVPGVFDGTRSRDYGLVGFAAGALVAVLAFWPDRVAIAAGVVVLGLADAGAALIGDRYGRHRVEAGGGVRSLEGSVAFVAIAFAVSFVFCRVGLELNSFMAVAVSLFVAVTTAAVELLVWPAADNLLITPWVALLLHVARELSTDDALRWLAAAVFGCAIVPFMLRMRWLDLPGALCGGLIAGVAVGLGGWAWIIPAAVFFSLTSLLTGYRRPTRAGGMRTMSQVAVNASLPVLVPVIGFAFTRDPAWYAVSIGGIAAGIADSWASEIGRFSKRDPVSLRTRGRVAKGTSGAVSPLGSAATVVGALAVGCFGALFGGLAMVPVGLVAGIIGSLVDTLIGASVEARFVCTTCGATVEDRLHCGSPTQPSWGWRWVGNDVVNAFANGAGMAAGFLVFELLG, from the coding sequence GTGACAGCTACCGTTAGCCACGACCTGGCCGTCGCCGGGGGCGGGATCCTGCTGATCGCGGTCGTGCTGATCGTCGTCGGGCGAGCGCTGGCACGCCGTGGCGCCGGCCCGCTGGTCACCCGCAAGGTTCCCCATGCGCTGTGCGGGCTGTTCGCCGCGGTGGCCGCGTTCCAGCTGTCCCACGGGGCGGTGGTGGCGGGCGTGCTGGCCGTCGCGACGGTGGCATTGGCGTTCATCGTGGAGCGGGGCCTGGTCCCGGTTCCCGGGGTCTTCGATGGCACCCGTTCCCGCGACTACGGGCTGGTCGGCTTCGCGGCCGGGGCACTCGTCGCGGTGCTGGCGTTCTGGCCGGATCGGGTGGCGATCGCCGCAGGTGTGGTGGTGCTGGGTCTGGCCGACGCGGGCGCGGCCCTGATCGGGGACCGCTACGGCCGCCACCGGGTGGAAGCCGGCGGCGGTGTGCGCTCCCTGGAGGGCTCGGTGGCCTTCGTGGCGATCGCCTTCGCCGTGTCGTTCGTGTTCTGCCGGGTCGGCCTCGAACTGAATTCGTTCATGGCGGTGGCGGTTTCGTTGTTCGTCGCGGTGACGACGGCAGCGGTCGAGCTGCTGGTCTGGCCGGCGGCGGACAACCTGCTGATCACACCGTGGGTGGCGCTGCTGCTGCACGTCGCGCGCGAGCTGTCCACCGACGACGCGCTGCGCTGGTTGGCCGCGGCCGTATTCGGTTGCGCCATCGTGCCGTTCATGCTCCGGATGCGCTGGCTGGATCTGCCGGGCGCGCTCTGCGGTGGTCTGATCGCCGGGGTGGCCGTCGGCCTCGGCGGGTGGGCGTGGATCATCCCGGCCGCCGTCTTCTTCTCACTGACCAGCCTGCTCACCGGGTATCGCCGACCCACCCGGGCCGGGGGCATGCGCACCATGAGTCAGGTCGCGGTGAACGCCAGCCTACCGGTGCTGGTCCCGGTGATCGGCTTTGCGTTCACCCGCGACCCGGCCTGGTACGCCGTCTCCATCGGCGGGATCGCCGCCGGCATCGCCGACTCCTGGGCGTCGGAGATCGGCCGGTTCTCCAAGCGGGATCCGGTGTCGCTGCGGACGCGGGGCCGCGTCGCCAAAGGCACGTCGGGGGCGGTCTCCCCGCTGGGTTCAGCGGCGACGGTGGTGGGAGCGTTGGCGGTCGGATGTTTCGGCGCGCTCTTCGGTGGGCTGGCGATGGTGCCCGTCGGCCTGGTGGCCGGGATCATCGGCTCCCTGGTGGACACCCTGATCGGCGCCAGCGTGGAGGCCCGCTTCGTGTGCACCACCTGCGGCGCCACGGTGGAGGACCGCCTGCACTGTGGGTCGCCGACGCAGCCGTCCTGGGGGTGGCGCTGGGTGGGCAACGACGTCGTCAACGCCTTCGCCAATGGGGCCGGGATGGCGGCGGGATTCCTGGTATTCGAGCTGCTGGGGTAG
- a CDS encoding NAD(P)/FAD-dependent oxidoreductase, which yields MTRRYDLAIAGGGPAGSAAAWQAVRTGARVVVLDKAEFPRDKPCGDGLTPRATGYLQRMGLADEIATFHRINRAKIFSPSQWELTFPRRAGMPDHGHGIRRRELDTMLLENVAAAGAEVRQGAEVVGPLVDDDGRVTGVTLKSGEKVLADAVIAADGAYSPVKRGLTLDSQCNGYSAIAIRAEMQANRPDSDSLDIYLKIRFQGDQLPGYGWVFPLGGGHVNIGVGYVNSYKHWQKINSTRFLGEFMATLPRDWELPSVAELQKSKALQGWRLPMGFTAWPPWRPGVLFAGDALGAARPVSGAGISKALQSGMAAGECAIAALTNGGPDDFSNYQQTIQAAWGKEYRRGRIFNKLAGVPALTRTALALLDSVNHPGFRTRLLLWERTLSGR from the coding sequence GTGACCCGGCGGTATGACCTGGCGATAGCCGGGGGCGGGCCGGCGGGTTCGGCGGCAGCGTGGCAGGCGGTGCGGACCGGTGCCCGGGTGGTGGTGCTGGACAAGGCCGAGTTTCCGCGCGACAAGCCCTGTGGTGACGGCTTGACTCCGCGCGCCACCGGCTACCTGCAGAGGATGGGTCTGGCCGACGAGATCGCCACGTTCCACCGCATCAACCGGGCCAAGATCTTCAGCCCGAGTCAGTGGGAGCTGACCTTCCCGCGCCGCGCCGGGATGCCCGACCACGGGCACGGTATCCGCCGTCGCGAGCTGGACACGATGTTGCTCGAAAACGTCGCGGCTGCGGGTGCCGAGGTACGCCAGGGCGCCGAAGTCGTCGGCCCCCTCGTCGACGACGACGGACGCGTCACCGGCGTGACCCTGAAGTCCGGCGAGAAGGTACTGGCCGATGCGGTGATCGCCGCCGACGGCGCGTACTCGCCGGTCAAGCGCGGGCTCACACTGGACTCGCAATGCAACGGCTACTCGGCGATCGCGATCCGCGCCGAAATGCAGGCGAACCGCCCGGACTCCGACAGCCTCGACATCTACCTGAAGATTCGGTTCCAGGGCGACCAACTGCCCGGGTACGGCTGGGTTTTCCCACTCGGCGGTGGCCACGTCAACATCGGCGTGGGCTACGTCAACAGCTACAAGCACTGGCAGAAGATCAACTCCACCCGGTTCCTGGGCGAGTTCATGGCCACCCTGCCCCGCGACTGGGAGCTGCCGTCGGTCGCCGAGTTGCAGAAGTCGAAGGCCCTGCAGGGCTGGCGGCTGCCGATGGGTTTCACCGCCTGGCCGCCGTGGCGCCCGGGTGTGCTGTTCGCCGGTGACGCGCTGGGGGCGGCCCGGCCGGTGTCGGGCGCGGGCATCTCCAAGGCGTTGCAATCCGGGATGGCGGCCGGTGAGTGCGCCATCGCCGCGTTGACCAACGGTGGGCCCGACGATTTCAGCAACTACCAACAAACCATCCAAGCGGCATGGGGCAAGGAATACCGGCGCGGCCGGATCTTCAACAAGCTGGCCGGCGTCCCGGCGCTCACCCGCACCGCGCTCGCGTTGTTGGACAGTGTGAACCATCCCGGGTTTCGAACACGGCTGCTGTTGTGGGAGAGGACATTATCGGGAAGGTAG
- the lpdA gene encoding dihydrolipoyl dehydrogenase — protein sequence MTHYDVVVLGAGPGGYVAAIRAAQLGLNTAIVEPKYWGGVCLNVGCIPSKALLRNAELAHIFNREAATFGITGEASFDYGAAFDRSRKVADGRVAGVHFLMKKNKITEIHGYGRFADAHTLSVELNEGGTENVTFDNAIIATGSSTRLVPGTSLSANVVTYEELILSRELPGSIVIAGCGAIGMEFSYILANYGVDVTVVEFLPRALPNEDVEVSKEVEKQLKKLGIKIRTGTKVESIVDSGAGGSVTVTVSKDGQTEELKTDKVLQAIGFAPNVDGYGLEAAGVALTDRRAIGVGEYMQTSVPHIYAIGDVTGLLQLAHVAEAQGVVAAETIGGAETMPLGDYRMMPRATFCQPQVASFGLTEEQARAEGYDVKVVKFPFTANGKAHGAGDPSGFVKLIADTRYGELLGGHLVGHDVSELLPELTLAQKWDLTAGELARNVHTHPTMSEALQECFHGLTGHMINF from the coding sequence GTGACCCACTATGACGTCGTAGTCCTCGGAGCCGGCCCCGGTGGTTATGTCGCGGCCATCCGCGCTGCCCAGCTGGGCTTGAACACCGCCATCGTCGAACCGAAATACTGGGGCGGGGTCTGCCTGAACGTCGGCTGTATCCCGTCGAAAGCGTTGCTGCGCAATGCCGAGCTGGCACACATCTTCAACCGTGAGGCCGCCACCTTCGGGATCACCGGGGAGGCCAGCTTCGACTACGGGGCGGCGTTCGACCGCAGCCGCAAGGTCGCCGACGGCCGGGTGGCCGGTGTGCACTTCTTGATGAAGAAGAACAAGATCACCGAGATCCACGGCTACGGCCGGTTCGCCGACGCCCACACGCTGTCCGTCGAGCTGAACGAGGGCGGGACCGAAAACGTCACCTTCGACAACGCGATCATCGCCACCGGATCGAGCACCCGGCTGGTGCCGGGCACGTCGCTTTCGGCCAACGTGGTCACCTACGAGGAGCTGATCCTGAGCCGGGAGCTACCGGGCTCGATCGTCATCGCCGGATGCGGGGCCATCGGCATGGAGTTCTCCTACATCTTGGCCAACTACGGCGTCGACGTCACGGTGGTGGAGTTCCTACCGAGGGCGCTGCCCAACGAGGACGTCGAGGTGTCCAAGGAGGTGGAGAAGCAGCTCAAGAAGCTGGGTATCAAGATCCGCACCGGCACCAAGGTCGAGTCCATCGTGGACAGTGGAGCCGGCGGGTCCGTCACCGTCACCGTCAGCAAGGACGGGCAGACTGAAGAGCTCAAAACCGACAAGGTGTTGCAGGCCATCGGCTTTGCGCCCAACGTCGACGGTTACGGTCTGGAGGCCGCCGGGGTGGCGCTGACCGACCGGCGCGCGATCGGTGTCGGGGAGTACATGCAGACCTCGGTGCCGCACATCTACGCCATCGGCGACGTCACCGGTCTGTTGCAGCTGGCGCACGTCGCCGAGGCGCAGGGCGTGGTGGCCGCCGAGACCATCGGTGGGGCCGAGACGATGCCGCTCGGTGACTATCGGATGATGCCGCGCGCCACGTTCTGCCAGCCGCAGGTGGCCAGTTTCGGGCTGACCGAGGAGCAGGCCCGCGCCGAGGGTTACGACGTGAAGGTGGTCAAGTTCCCGTTCACCGCCAACGGCAAGGCCCACGGGGCGGGCGACCCGAGCGGGTTCGTGAAGCTGATCGCCGACACCCGCTACGGCGAGCTGCTCGGCGGGCACCTGGTCGGCCACGACGTCTCCGAACTGCTGCCCGAGCTCACCCTGGCGCAGAAGTGGGACCTGACCGCGGGCGAGCTGGCCCGCAACGTGCACACCCACCCGACCATGTCCGAGGCGCTGCAGGAGTGCTTCCACGGCCTGACCGGCCACATGATCAACTTCTGA